One Candidatus Desulfatibia profunda genomic region harbors:
- a CDS encoding MotA/TolQ/ExbB proton channel family protein gives MDIATVVGVISAFGLVLIAIFMGSGLSLFFNVPSLMIVVGGTLGVTMINYPLKEVLGVIKVVQKTLFTKAISVKELIERFVGFANKTRREGILALESEIKMVQDDFLKKGVQLSIDGLEPQEIKDILDTELDFIKNRHQLGAEVFTTMGTYAPAMGMIGTLIGLVQMLQSMDDPSTIGPAMAVALLTTFYGSIMANIMCMPIAGKLRTRSKEEMLTKEMTIQGILSLSNGDNPRVLEQKLLAFIPPNQRKSS, from the coding sequence ATGGATATCGCAACCGTTGTAGGTGTTATCTCTGCATTCGGTCTTGTACTGATCGCCATCTTCATGGGTAGTGGCTTAAGTCTTTTTTTCAACGTGCCTTCGTTAATGATTGTTGTCGGCGGCACACTTGGAGTGACGATGATAAATTATCCTTTAAAAGAAGTACTTGGGGTTATCAAGGTCGTTCAAAAAACACTTTTTACCAAAGCGATTTCCGTTAAAGAACTTATCGAGCGGTTTGTCGGTTTTGCCAACAAAACTCGCCGGGAAGGCATTCTGGCTTTGGAGAGTGAAATCAAAATGGTGCAGGATGACTTTTTGAAAAAAGGGGTCCAGCTTTCTATCGACGGGTTGGAGCCGCAAGAGATCAAAGATATCCTGGATACGGAACTCGACTTTATCAAGAACAGGCACCAACTGGGTGCAGAAGTTTTCACCACCATGGGAACATATGCTCCGGCCATGGGCATGATCGGCACCCTGATCGGATTGGTGCAGATGCTTCAGAGTATGGATGACCCCAGCACCATCGGACCGGCCATGGCTGTGGCCTTGCTGACGACCTTCTATGGCTCGATCATGGCCAATATCATGTGCATGCCGATAGCCGGGAAGCTCAGGACCCGCAGCAAAGAGGAAATGCTGACCAAGGAAATGACCATTCAGGGGATCTTATCTCTTTCCAATGGTGACAATCCCAGGGTGCTTGAGCAGAAACTATTGGCCTTTATACCGCCCAATCAGAGGAAGTCTTCTTAA
- a CDS encoding flagellar hook protein FlgE, translating into MSLSSSLFSGISGLSTLGNAMQIIGDNIANVNTVGFKSSTFSFQDLLSQSVSTLSGTSQVGRGTALGDISASFDQGSFESTSNPTDLAIGGDGFFVLKETGTTNLFYSRAGNFRFNEIGNFINPQGYIVQGWTLDSNGTDVGTIDNIQLSSFTSAPSETSNVEVIVNLNSNGSDNSSGADTSLYGAWNGTSSTPIGTSAYEYQTSLLVYDSLGSTHDLTFYFDKAATASTYEYIVTCNPSEDKRTFAATKEITDITCVADVAASLDGKYFTLYDDGGSVAFWIDVDNSGTTIPAGASAAARDVEITTITTGMTAAQVAAQVQAAIDADAKFSATAADAVVTVTDASTGARTNASAGTSGFTATATAQGGTATSHPLEGLLARGTLTFGTDGSITGTTLDQINTATGGVTVQTTSDVSNGYYTFAPSFISGSSATIELNFGLRYNGSSWVKKSLSTSQYASGSTTTFQTADGYGAGDLEGVHVDVDGVITGSYSNGQLLPLFRVGLAKFQNTQGLFKEGGNLYSETRKSGSAITNKPGTNGLGSIAPNALEQSNVDIAQELVKMITTQRGFQANSKIITVADQMLQDLINIKR; encoded by the coding sequence ATGTCACTATCAAGTTCACTTTTCTCAGGCATCAGCGGCCTGAGCACCCTTGGCAATGCCATGCAGATTATCGGCGACAACATTGCCAACGTCAACACCGTCGGATTCAAAAGCAGCACCTTTTCGTTTCAAGATCTTTTAAGCCAGTCCGTTTCCACCCTCTCGGGGACATCCCAGGTGGGCAGAGGTACGGCCCTGGGGGATATTTCTGCATCTTTCGACCAGGGCTCCTTTGAATCCACCAGCAACCCCACGGACCTGGCCATCGGCGGGGACGGATTTTTTGTGTTGAAAGAAACGGGTACCACCAATTTATTTTACTCGCGAGCCGGCAATTTCAGGTTTAATGAAATCGGCAATTTTATCAATCCCCAAGGGTACATCGTCCAGGGGTGGACACTGGACTCAAACGGGACTGATGTGGGCACGATCGACAATATCCAGCTGAGCTCGTTTACCTCGGCGCCCAGCGAAACCAGCAATGTTGAGGTTATCGTCAACCTCAATTCTAACGGAAGTGATAATTCATCAGGAGCGGATACTTCCCTGTATGGCGCCTGGAACGGTACAAGTTCTACCCCCATAGGTACAAGTGCCTACGAATATCAGACCAGCTTGCTGGTATATGATTCGCTGGGAAGCACCCACGACCTGACCTTCTATTTTGACAAGGCCGCTACGGCTTCAACCTATGAATATATCGTTACCTGTAACCCCTCGGAAGACAAGCGCACTTTTGCTGCCACCAAGGAGATAACCGATATCACCTGCGTTGCCGATGTCGCTGCCTCTCTTGATGGCAAATACTTTACGCTTTATGACGATGGCGGTTCGGTTGCTTTCTGGATTGATGTTGATAATTCCGGAACAACCATACCGGCCGGAGCGTCAGCCGCTGCCAGAGACGTAGAAATTACAACCATCACCACGGGTATGACGGCTGCACAAGTCGCCGCCCAAGTTCAAGCTGCCATTGACGCTGATGCCAAATTTAGCGCGACGGCGGCCGATGCCGTGGTAACGGTTACCGACGCCAGTACCGGTGCACGCACAAATGCGTCCGCGGGCACCTCCGGTTTTACAGCAACAGCAACAGCCCAAGGAGGTACGGCTACGAGCCATCCGCTGGAAGGGCTGCTGGCCAGAGGGACTCTCACCTTTGGCACGGACGGATCGATTACCGGAACAACGCTGGATCAAATCAACACCGCCACCGGCGGTGTTACCGTCCAGACAACCTCGGATGTCTCAAACGGTTACTATACTTTTGCGCCCAGCTTCATCTCAGGCAGCAGCGCGACGATTGAGCTTAATTTCGGGCTGCGTTATAACGGCTCGTCCTGGGTCAAAAAGTCGCTTTCAACCTCCCAGTATGCCAGCGGTTCAACCACCACGTTTCAGACTGCCGACGGCTACGGCGCCGGAGATCTTGAGGGTGTGCATGTGGACGTGGACGGCGTCATCACCGGGAGTTATTCCAACGGCCAACTGCTTCCCCTGTTTCGCGTAGGCCTGGCAAAATTCCAGAATACGCAAGGACTTTTCAAAGAGGGCGGCAACCTGTACAGTGAAACCCGAAAGAGCGGCTCGGCCATTACCAACAAACCCGGAACCAACGGCCTGGGGAGCATCGCCCCCAATGCCCTGGAGCAATCAAACGTGGACATCGCCCAGGAACTGGTTAAAATGATCACCACCCAGCGCGGTTTCCAGGCCAATTCCAAAATTATTACGGTGGCGGATCAGATGCTTCAAGATCTGATTAATATTAAGAGATAG
- a CDS encoding flagellar hook-length control protein FliK, with product MNPMILELISSLTNYETDHPNKALNSVKGNDNLFSGILKSISSVPGKSSRGTDEPLRDGPASDKDGYHLYLESFQKALLTRGKQLNKVSLKQKDLPLMHTFLVHCGFSQKDVDRFLKELVEKNPGEGINLAQFFQKITELVSSKSKRRQSGFWEPSAIPHIESILRNFGMTPQASDGVIGAAKVADGRLAPAKLVAELKHISPSLKKETSSAAVQKLDNQLKDKLMSLGIPVPENKDSGRISLKDFITSLEQMIGKSAAEKKLPPKVQNAMNQIVAKVVVSGENTKTLVSVPLEQKALLSSLKQKSKPAAEDMQSAPFREQDKSVNRKSLRSALKDKAKPESSERSSVFEKEKGSINVDSGQLSAEFNNPTGKDGLVPELKGGPNFKQLIKENGYDFKSEAKAVNIFQQHSGSTLSEAVHSAKQHAKPFQDYLPGYLVDQVGRQISKAMLRGDQVIRLQLKPPELGALKIEMNIKDNTLRLEMFAEKSTTKELLLSNVHELREALRGQDVKLEKVDVQIDYNFGRSMQHSNAGLKEGQGWNQDFNATGLPVENHAGSSQPEPQQIRTRNQLLDLIA from the coding sequence ATGAACCCGATGATCTTGGAACTCATTTCCTCGCTGACAAATTACGAGACAGACCATCCGAACAAGGCCTTAAATTCGGTCAAAGGCAACGATAATTTGTTTTCCGGCATTCTGAAATCCATAAGTTCCGTCCCGGGAAAGTCTTCCCGTGGAACTGATGAGCCTTTGAGGGATGGGCCGGCCTCAGACAAAGACGGATATCATTTATATCTTGAATCGTTTCAAAAGGCACTTCTGACCAGGGGAAAACAATTAAATAAGGTATCTTTAAAACAAAAAGACCTTCCTTTAATGCATACGTTTCTGGTCCATTGTGGTTTTTCCCAGAAGGACGTGGATCGGTTTTTAAAGGAACTGGTGGAAAAAAATCCCGGGGAGGGAATTAATCTTGCCCAATTTTTTCAAAAAATAACCGAGCTTGTTTCTTCAAAAAGCAAGCGTCGGCAAAGCGGTTTCTGGGAACCGTCGGCGATCCCCCACATTGAATCGATATTGAGAAATTTCGGTATGACACCTCAAGCGTCGGATGGTGTTATCGGCGCCGCAAAAGTTGCCGACGGGCGTCTGGCTCCGGCTAAACTGGTTGCAGAATTGAAACACATCAGCCCATCGCTAAAGAAAGAAACTTCAAGTGCAGCCGTTCAAAAGTTGGATAACCAGCTTAAAGACAAACTAATGAGCCTGGGCATTCCTGTCCCTGAAAATAAAGATAGCGGACGGATTTCATTAAAAGATTTCATAACATCGCTGGAGCAGATGATCGGAAAGTCAGCGGCAGAAAAGAAGCTGCCGCCCAAGGTGCAAAACGCCATGAACCAGATAGTGGCCAAGGTTGTTGTATCCGGCGAAAACACTAAAACATTAGTGTCTGTGCCGCTCGAACAAAAGGCCCTATTATCTTCATTAAAGCAGAAAAGCAAGCCTGCTGCCGAAGATATGCAGTCCGCTCCCTTCCGGGAACAGGATAAATCCGTTAACAGGAAAAGTCTGCGGTCAGCGTTAAAGGATAAAGCTAAGCCGGAGAGCAGCGAAAGGTCCTCGGTGTTTGAAAAGGAAAAAGGCAGCATTAATGTAGACAGCGGGCAGCTATCCGCAGAATTTAATAATCCGACCGGGAAGGACGGGCTGGTTCCCGAATTGAAAGGCGGCCCGAATTTCAAACAGTTGATCAAGGAAAACGGTTATGATTTCAAGTCGGAAGCAAAAGCCGTCAACATTTTCCAGCAACATTCTGGTTCCACCCTTTCAGAGGCGGTTCATAGTGCTAAGCAGCATGCAAAACCTTTTCAGGATTATTTACCGGGGTATCTGGTCGATCAGGTTGGAAGGCAGATATCCAAAGCGATGCTTAGGGGTGACCAGGTCATCAGGCTGCAGCTTAAGCCGCCCGAACTGGGAGCTTTGAAGATCGAGATGAACATCAAGGACAACACCTTAAGGCTTGAGATGTTTGCCGAGAAAAGTACCACAAAGGAACTTTTGCTGTCCAATGTCCATGAACTCAGAGAAGCGTTGCGGGGACAGGATGTAAAACTCGAAAAGGTAGATGTTCAGATCGACTATAACTTTGGCCGATCCATGCAGCATTCGAACGCCGGGCTAAAGGAGGGCCAAGGGTGGAATCAGGATTTTAATGCAACCGGTTTGCCGGTAGAAAATCATGCCGGCAGTTCGCAGCCGGAACCGCAACAAATACGAACACGCAATCAATTATTGGATTTAATCGCATAA
- a CDS encoding gliding motility-associated C-terminal domain-containing protein, with translation MSIAGIGTSYGGASSVDSKTSSNGNVENLGMNQFLTLLVAQLEHQDPLNPMNSADFTAQLAQFASVEQLYGMNARLKNIQETLGSQGKQQDLVGLIGKTVKADDNTILVENGKVLSGSYSLKDAANAIVRVYNRAGQEVRTLYNYQSSMGEHRVEWDGRNNAGNRVADGTYTFEVVAVDEKGRNVAADTYVSGEVTGVTYEYGQPYLMIGDRLIRPDDTIVEISKTGTAAN, from the coding sequence GTGTCAATTGCAGGGATCGGAACAAGTTATGGCGGAGCGTCCAGTGTGGACAGCAAGACATCTTCCAACGGCAATGTCGAAAACCTTGGCATGAATCAATTTTTAACGCTGCTTGTTGCCCAGCTTGAACATCAGGACCCTCTCAACCCGATGAACAGCGCGGATTTTACCGCCCAGCTGGCCCAGTTCGCCAGCGTTGAGCAGCTTTATGGAATGAATGCCAGGCTGAAAAATATTCAGGAAACCCTCGGCAGCCAGGGTAAACAGCAAGATCTGGTCGGATTGATCGGCAAAACCGTTAAGGCCGACGACAATACCATCCTGGTCGAAAATGGGAAGGTACTGTCCGGTTCATACAGCCTTAAAGACGCCGCCAATGCCATCGTCAGGGTTTACAACCGTGCCGGGCAGGAGGTCAGAACACTTTATAACTACCAGAGCAGTATGGGAGAGCACCGTGTGGAGTGGGACGGCAGAAATAATGCCGGCAATCGGGTCGCCGACGGCACCTATACCTTTGAGGTCGTAGCTGTTGATGAAAAAGGCAGAAATGTCGCCGCCGACACCTATGTTTCGGGAGAAGTCACCGGCGTGACCTATGAATACGGCCAGCCCTATCTGATGATCGGGGATAGATTGATCCGTCCCGATGATACGATTGTCGAAATCAGCAAAACAGGAACAGCAGCAAATTAA